The window NNNNNNNNNNNNNNNNNNNNNNNNNNNNNNNNNNNNNNNNNNNNNNNNNNNNNNNNNNNNNNNNNNNNNNNNNNNNNNNNNNNNNNNNNNNNNNNNNNNNNNNNNNNNNNNNNNNNNNNNNNNNNNNNNNNNNNNNNNNNNNNNNNNNNNNNNNNNNNNNNNNNNNNNNNNNNNNNNNNNNNNNNNNNNNNNNNNNNNNNNNNNNNNNNNNNNNNNNNNNNNNNNNNNNNNNNNNNNNNNNNNNNNNNNNNNNNNNNNNNNNNNNNNNNNNNNNNNNNNNNNNNNNNNNNNNNNNNNNNNNNNNNNNNNNNNNNNNNNNNNNNNNNNNNNNNNNNNNNNNNNNNNNNNNNNNNNNNNNNNNNNNNNNNNNNNNNNNNNNNNNNNNNNNNNNNNNNNNNNNNNNNNNNNNNNNNNNNNNNNNNNNNNNNNNNNNNNNNNNNNNNNNNNNNNNNNNNNNNNNNNNNNNNNNNNNNNNNNNNNNNNNNNNNNNNNNNNNNNNNNNNNNNNNNNNNNNNNNNNNNNNNNNNNNNNNNNNNNNNNNNNNNNNNNNNNNNNNNNNNNNNNNNNNNNNNNNNNNNNNNNNNNNNNNNNNNNNNNNNNNNNNNNNNNNNNNNNNNNNNNNNNNNNNNNNNNNNNNNNNNNNNNNNNNNNNNNNNNNNNNNNNNNNNNNNNNNNNNNNNNNNNNNNNNNNNNNNNNNNNNNNNNNNNNNNNNNNNNNNNNNNNNNNNNNNNNNNNNNNNNNNNNNNNNNNNNNNNNNNNNNNNNNNNNNNNNNNNNNNNNNNNNNNNNNNNNNNNNNNNNNNNNNNNNNNNNNNNNNNNNNNNNNNNNNNNNNNNNNNNNNNNNNNNNNNNNNNNNNNNNNNNNNNNNNNNNNNNNNNNNNNNNNNNNNNNNNNNNNNNNNNNNNNNNNNNNNNNNNNNNNNNNNNNNNNNNNNNNNNNNNNNNNNNNNNNNNNNNNNNNNNNNNNNNNNNNNNNNNNNNNNNNNNNNNNNNNNNNNNNNNNNNNNNNNNNNNNNNNNNNNNNNNNNNNNNNNNNNNNNNNNNNNNNNNNNNNNNNNNNNNNNNNNNNNNNNNNNNNNNNNNNNNNNNNNNNNNNNNNNNNNNNNNNNNNNNNNNNNNNNNNNNNNNNNNNNNNNNNNNNNNNNNNNNNNNNNNNNNNNNNNNNNNNNNNNNNNNNNNNNNNNNNNNNNNNNNNNNNNNNNNNNNNNNNNNNNNNNNNNNNNNNNNNNNNNNNNNNNNNNNNNNNNNNNNNNNNNNNNNNNNNNNNNNNNNNNNNNNNNNNNNNNNNNNNNNNNNNNNNNNNNNNNNNNNNNNNNNNNNNNNNNNNNNNNNNNNNNNNNNNNNNNNNNNNNNNNNNNNNNNNNNNNNNNNNNNNNNNNNNNNNNNNNNNNNNNNNNNNNNNNNNNNNNNNNNNNNNNNNNNNNNNNNNNNNNNNNNNNNNNNNNNNNNNNNNNNNNNNNNNNNNNNNNNNNNNNNNNNNNNNNNNNNNNNNNNNNNNNNNNNNNNNNNNNNNNNNNNNNNNNNNNNNNNNNNNNNNNNNNNNNNNNNNNNNNNNNNNNNNNNNNNNNNNNNNNNNNNNNNNNNNNNNNNNNNNNNNNNNNNNNNNNNNNNNNNNNNNNNNNNNNNNNNNNNNNNNNNNNNNNNNNNNNNNNNNNNNNNNNNNNNNNNNNNNNNNNNNNNNNNNNNNNNNNNNNNNNNNNNNNNNNNNNNNNNNNNNNNNNNNNNNNNNNNNNNNNNNNNNNNNNNNNNNNNNNNNNNNNNNNNNNNNNNNNNNNNNNNNNNNNNNNNNNNNNNNNNNNNNNNNNNNNNNNNNNNNNNNNNNNNNNNNNNNNNNNNNNNNNNNNNNNNNNNNNNNNNNNNNNNNNNNNNNNNNNNNNNNNNNNNNNNNNNNNNNNNNNNNNNNNNNNNNNNNNNNNNNNNNNNNNNNNNNNNNNNNNNNNNNNNNNNNNNNNNNNNNNNNNNNNNNNNNNNNNNNNNNNNNNNNNNNNNNNNNNNNNNNNNNNNNNNNNNNNNNNNNNNNNNNNNNNNNNNNNNNNNNNNNNNNNNNNNNNNNNNNNNNNNNNNNNNNNNNNNNNNNNNNNNNNNNNNNNNNNNNNNNNNNNNNNNNNNNNNNNNNNNNNNNNNNNNNNNNNNNNNNNNNNNNNNNNNNNNNNNNNNNNNNNNNNNNNNNNNNNNNNNNNNNNNNNNNNNNNNNNNNNNNNNNNNNNNNNNNNNNNNNNNNNNNNNNNNNNNNNNNNNNNNNNNNNNNNNNNNNNNNNNNNNNNNNNNNNNNNNNNNNNNNNNNNNNNNNNNNNNNNNNNNNNNNNNNNNNNNNNNNNNNNNNNNNNNNNNNNNNNNNNNNNNNNNNNNNNNNNNNNNNNNNNNNNNNNNNNNNNNNNNNNNNNNNNNNNNNNNNNNNNNNNNNNNNNNNNNNNNNNNNNNNNNNNNNNNNNNNNNNNNNNNNNNNNNNNNNNNNNNNNNNNNNNNNNNNNNNNNNNNNNNNNNNNNNNNNNNNNNNNNNNNNNNNNNNNNNNNNNNNNNNNNNNNNNNNNNNNNNNNNNNNNNNNNNNNNNNNNNNNNNNNNNNNNNNNNNNNNNNNNNNNNNNNNNNNNNNNNNNNNNNNNNNNNNNNNNNNNNNNNNNNNNNNNNNNNNNNNNNNNNNNNNNNNNNNNNNNNNNNNNNNNNNNNNNNNNNNNNNNNNNNNNNNNNNNNNNNNNNNNNNNNNNNNNNNNNNNNNNNNNNNNNNNNNNNNNNNNNNNNNNNNNNNNNNNNNNNNNNNNNNNNNNNNNNNNNNNNNNNNNNNNNNNNNNNNNNNNNNNNNNNNNNNNNNNNNNNNNNNNNNNNNNNNNNNNNNNNNNNNNNNNNNNNNNNNNNNNNNNNNNNNNNNNNNNNNNNNNNNNNNNNNNNNNNNNNNNNNNNNNNNNNNNNNNNNNNNNNNNNNNNNNNNNNNNNNNNNNNNNNNNNNNNNNNNNNNNNNNNNNNNNNNNNNNNNNNNNNNNNNNNNNNNNNNNNNNNNNNNNNNNNNNNNNNNNttctgttggttctgtttggttcggtttggttctgttcagggttctgttcggttcggttctgtttggttctgttcggttctgttctgttctgtttggttctgttggttctgttcagggttctgtttggttctgttcgGTTCTGTTCGGTTCTGTTCTGTCCTGTCGGGTCTCTAACGTCCTCACTgtcatcaccatggcaacctcATTCGGATCACCTCCTTCCGTCTCCCGCTGAATCTTCTTCTCTCCATCGCCCCCCGTTGGCGCGGCAGGTGAACTGCAGGGTTTCCCACAAAACATCCTTCACAAAATGTCTGCGGTTCTTCGTTTTACTGCGGGTTAACCTTTGACCCTGAGCAGGAAGTGGATGGGCGGGGCTTAGAATACAGCAACCAATCAGGAGGAGGACAGCCTCCACAgaagaaactttaaatttggttttcagtaacattaatattaaaatgcagATTCTGAACATTTATACTTTTTACTGTCAGTTAATGTTTAAGGTAATAATTCACatgaataattaacatttaatataATTCGTGTTTTGTATATTAAACTTCAcacagtttgactttatttatggtgataaattaaataaaacagtctgAGGAGCTACGCGCTAACTGAACCTGCTACTGGTCTCCATACAGCAGCTTGACCTTATGACCCCTGCAGTTTTCTCTGGGGTCGCTGTTGGTGTGAGCCTCAGCGCCGACCTACTGAGGGGTGTACTTAGTTTCTACAGCAGCAGGACGTTCGGGTCCAACGTTCTGCTCTTCATCATGTGaggatgagcagcagctgcatctAAATGAGAAATTAGCTGCTtctcaacaacaacagcctctgctgctgctgaaaaccggcttttcttcctctctgctctccaccacacacacacacacacacacacacacacacacacacacacacacacacacacacacacacacacacaccagcctcctcctccctctcccctTTGCTGCTTCTATAATTCAGATTCTGTCATGCTTGTTCCAGACTGCTGGCTCCAGCCCCCCACcgcctccctcctcttcctcctcttcctcctcttcctcctcctctttctctcctggagaaaaaaaagagaaaagctttggagagaaagaaaaaaagctctttGAGGGACAAAGCTGACAGAACcgcacacagacaaacacagcGAGAGAAAACTAAACGGAAAATGTtgaagctctctctctctttttctctctgtctctctctctctctctctctttttctctctctctctttttctctctgtctctctctctctctctctctttttctctctctctctttttctctctgtctctctctctccattccTCCTACTCATCAGATTCTGAATTTTATTCCTGCTTTTCTGGACCGATTTAACAAACAGGAACTACGTTTCCCATGATGCTGCTGGGCTGTTAacgctgacctctgacctctggagGTGAATCAGATGAACGTTGTGACTTTAGTCCGTTTCATTCAGCAGCTTTAAAATCTTGAACTGTAACAGATGCAGTGCTTCAGTCTGCaggcagggggcagcagagagcgCAGGTGTTGCTCAGAGTCACCTGGACTCGGAAAGGCTGTTAGCATCAgagctaacatgttagcatcagagctaacatgttagcatcAGAGCTAGCATCAgagctaacatgttagcatcANNNNNNNNNNNNNNNNNNNNNNNNNNNNNNNNNNNNNNNNNNNNNNNNNNNNNNNNNNNNNNNNNNNNNNNNNNNNNNNNNNNNNCATGTTAGCATCAGAGCTAGCATCAGAGCTAACATGTTAGTATCAAAGCTAGCATCAgagctaacatgttagcatcagagctaacatgttagcataAGAGCTAGCATAAgagctaacatgttagcataAGAGCTAACATGTTAGAATCAgagctaacatgttagcatcagagctaacatgttagcatcagagctaacatgttagcatcAGAGATAGCATCAgagctaacatgttagcatcAGAGCTAGCATCAGAGCTAACATGTTAGTATCAGAGCTAGCATCAGAACTAACATGTTAGCATCAAAGCTAGCATCAgagctaacatgttagcatcAGAGCTAACATGCTAGCTCTGATGCCAACATGTTAGCTCTAGTCATGTATTTATGGagacattttaatataataaagtcACCATGTttcatattaaatatgactgaaaactaattactgtctctttaagaagcttttctactttataaaacactgcaaacatCAGCCTTGAGATCttgagatctggactttgactaggctgtGAGTCTGCTCTGGTCTGTCTGCAGGCTGGTTCATCTCCATCCATGTTCCCCAcagcctgatgctgccaccaccatgttccacCGTGGGCCCAGCGCAGCATCGCTGATCAAACTTGGCCTCAGGACCTCGGAGCGAAACGTTCCCGTCTCCGGTGACTCCAGGTTTTTCCTCGGTGAGGTCACAGGGTCAGACGTTGGGGTCATCGGCTCCATCTGGGCCGGCAGCTGCCGAGACGGTGGGAGCGCTTTCCTGCTCCCGCCGTCTGGGCGGAAACCCGATGATCCGGACACGAGCAAAACCACCATTAAaggtcaagaagaagaagaagaagctgcttGTTCACAGAGTTCTGGATGttatagaaagttgagtggaaggaagaaatgtgaaatgtgCGGCTTAGAGCGGATAGCTCATTTAGAGGAGCTTCAGGAGTGACTGAGCATAGAGTCAGAGCATCTAGATCCGCTTGGCTCGgcgagaaccagaaccaggaacaTGGACTGTTAGCCACAGAGCATTGTGGGTAATCAGGATGAGGCCAACTGTCTGACTGAATCGTTCCTGAACGTCTTCAGGGAACAACAGGAAGTCGGTTCTGATTCTTTTTCAGAGCCGATTGTGAatgaaaccagcagcagaggagaaccgctcctcttcatctcctcctcttcctcctcctagAAACATGGAGCCGCTGATCGGCTCTTCGCTGCTCCCAGCCGGCGGCCTGTCACCGTTACTCGGCGGCATCGCCATGGAGACCAGGGTCTGAGTAATCATTTGTGCAATGACCCCTATTCtccagagggaggaagaggggggaggatggagggaaaacagaggaggagtaggaggaggaggaggaggaaccagaaaaataaaaactggttttatttggtactgctggagagagagagagacagagcgagagagagagagaggagagagcgcgagagacagagagacagagagagagacagagagagagagagacagagagagagacagagagagagagagagagagagagagaggagagagagagagacagagagagagagagagagagagagagagacagagagagagacagagagagagagacagagcgagagagaggagagagagagagaNNNNNNNNNNNNNNNNNNNNNNNNNNNNNNNNNNNNNNNNNNNNNNNNNNNNNNNNNNNNNNNNNNNNNNNNNNNNNNNNNNNNNNNNNNNNNNNNNNNNNNNNNNNNNNNNNNNNNNNNNNNNNNNNNNNNNNNNNNNNNNNNNNNNNNNNNNNNNNNNNNNNNNNNNNNNNNNNNNNNNNNNNNNNNNNNNNNNNNNNNNNNNNNNNNNNNNNNNNNNNNNNNNNNNNNNNNNNNNNNNNNNNNNNNNNNNNNNNNNNNNNNNNNNNNNNNNNNNNNNNNNNNNNNNNNNNNNNNNNNNNNNNNNNNNNNNNNNNNNNNNNNNNNNNNNNNNNNNNNNNNNNNNNNNNNNNNNNNNNNNNNNNNNNNNNNNNNNNNNNNNNNNNNNNNNNNNNNNNNNNNNNNNNNNNNNNNNNNNNNNNNNNNNNNNNNNNNNNNNNNNNNNNNNNNNNNNNNNNNNNNNNNNNNNNNNNNNNNNNNNNNNNNNNNNNNNNNNNNNNNNNNNNNNNNNNNNNNNNNNNNNNNNNNNNNNNNNNNNNNNNNNNNNNNNNNNNNNNNNNNNNNNNNNNNNNNNNNNNNNNNNNNNNNNNNNNNNNNNNNNNNNNNNNNNNNNNNNNNNNNNNNNNNNNNNNNNNNNNNNNNNNNNNNNNNNNNNNNNNNNNNNNNNNNNNNNNNNNNNNNNNNNNNNNNNNNNNNNNNNNNNNAGCTAGGAGCTACcagctagcagctaacagctagcagctaacagctagcagctaacagctagcagctaccagctaacagctaacagctacCAGCTAACAGCTaccagctagcagctagcagctagcagctcCTCCCCTGGAAGGAGACATGAGCGCCTGTCAGGCTCTGCATTCATCATCCAGAGAACTGAGATCATCAGTAGCagatgtttctctctctctctctccctctgcgGGCCGCAGCTCCGCTATAACAGAGCCTCTAATCACAGAGAGGAAAACTGGAGCTGCACTGGCCTCTACAGGTTCAGCGCAGGTTACTGCAGTCAGTCCGCGGGGCTCCTGGTCCGGAACCACCTGCTGGGGCCACAGACGCTTCCTGCTGCCGCGGCGCCGCCCTCACCTGCCGGACGTCCCGGCTGTGACGGTGAGCAGGAGGCAGACCCCTTGATGCGTTCAGGCTCCGGTCAGGATGTCAAGATGTAGATTCGTCACTTCCCTCTGAACGCAGAAACGTTTCCAGGAAGAGAGGAACCACTTCCGGTCTAACATTCCTGCCGTTTCCTGGACCAAACACACATTTCCTGTCAAATCACGTCATCCGTAAATTAACAGAGTTAAAATACAAACCATTTAGCGCGAGAGTATTAATATTTCATAATCTTCCTCCAGATCCTCTGAGTTTCCTCAACTTTTCTCTCCGGATCTCAGATCAAGTTTCCCTGAAATCCGTCGATCCTGTCAGGCTGGATTTGAATAGTTCAGAGGAGCCGCAAGCCGCTGATTGGTCCGCAGGGAGCGCTGCTTTGAGCGCGCGGCTGTCTGTCAGCGGAACGCTGGCCGCTGATTGGCCGGTTGCCGCGGcggggggggcaggggggggcTCAGTGCGGGGTATAAACGCAGCCTCAGCCTCCTGAGCGGCTGGAATTGACTGCTGGTCCTCAGCGGCGCCGCGGCGTCTCCGATGTTTCCACTCGCAGCTGACTGGAGCAGCTCAGCCAGAACCGAGCCCGAGCAGTGACAGGCGGTTCCGGAGCCGGATGGAGGTGGACCGCGGCGCCATGGACTGCGCCGTGGACGCGCAGAGCCTGATCTCCATGTCCCTGATGAAGATCCACAGCTCCAGGACGCAGCGCGGCGGCATCAAGCTGCACAAGAACCTGCTGGTGTCCTACGTGCTGCGCAACGCGCGCCAGCTCTACATCAGGGAGAAGTACGCGGAGATCTACCGGATGCAGCAGTACGAGGAGGTGATGGCGGTGTGCAGCGGGATCCAGGAGCTGGAGCCGCTGGAGCCGCTGGAGCCGCTGGAGCCGCAGGGCGCGGAGGACGCGGAGCCGGAGCAGCCGGGACGCGCCGCGGGCTGCGGGGACGAGAGCCGGGCGGCGGGCGGCCGGGAGCCGCCGGAGCCGCCGTACTACCGGAGCTGCTGCATGGAGGACCAGTTCTCCCAGAACTGCAACAAAACCACCGTGCTGGACCTGGACACGCACGTGGTGACCACGGTGGAGAACGGCTTCCTGCACCAGGACTGCTGctgcgccgccgccgccgcgccgCAGTGCGCGCCGGGCGCCGCGGCCAGGAAGCGGAAGGTGGACTCCGCCGGCTGCTCGCCGGACGCGGAGGAGCCGTCGGACTACACGGCGGGGCGGAAGCGGTTGAAACGGGAGGAGTGCTCCGGCGCGGACGCCTCCAACATCTCCAACCTGATCTCCATCTTCGGCTCCGGCTTCTCGGGGCTCCTGAGCCGCCAGGCCGACCTGGAGCAGGTCTGCAGCAAGCAGGCGCTGGCCAGCCTGGGCGCCTGGACCCGGGCCATCGTGGCGTTCTGAGCCGCCGCTTCGTGACGACGGACGGACCGTTTCGTACCATGTCCGACGCGCtgattttgtaacatttttatttcgtCATAAATGTTCCGATGTTCGgttggttctgatctggttcggTTCGGCAGAATCAGCTGTTTCATGCCCGGGTACGAAACGGAACGAGCACGACGGAAGGGAGACCGGGCTCAGCTGTTCTGTGTGGGAACTTTTCAGAGGCGGCTCCAGAGTTTACAAGGTGGGGGACCCGGGGCCCCTGGGGGGGCCGGGGGTCGTTTTGCACATCCTccactcttcttcttcttcttcttcttcttcttcttcttcttctgcgccCCATTTCTATAGTtacacagtaaaacatgagcagcaataatttggttcattttaaaccaaataaagagaaaaatgtggatAGTCATGTTTTCACCGCCTCATTCCTACATTTATAAACGTCAgaattttaaactgaatattaaatcaacaagctgaatatttaactttcaaataaaactttcagtttttgaactggatattcacctccaaattaaatatttagccatATTTTCATCAAGTTATTCCTACATTTATGTCAAAGttgcaaactgaatatttacaaACTAAACGTAGGAACAACATGGCGTCATTGTTGGCGTTTTGCTGTGTGGCTGTAGACATGTCTGCTGATCCGACAGGAAGTGACACGTTTGCAGGTTTCAGGCCGAGTCGGCCATCTTGTTTCGCCTGACATCAGCAGATCCAGTCCGGTCCAGGTTTTACCTCAGAGCAGTGGGTCTCAACGGAACCAGGAAGTGGAGGATGCAGCTGAGCCTGGCCTCTGAACTGGGtcagaactgggtcagaactGCGTCAGTACctggtcagaaccgggtcagaactcCTGTTGCCTCACCCCTGAGGCTCGCTGAGCGTTTTCAGCAGCGTGTTGGAGAAACAGACTCCGGATCTGAAACGTGGTTTTGTTTCCATCATGGCCGCCGTTCTGCAGAGTGCCGGCTCGGTTCCGTGGATCCGAACGTTGTGGGAACGGATCAGAACTCGTCCTTTTGTTTTAGAAAGGGAAGCTCCTGGTTTCAGCTCCGCCCAGCTTTATGAGCACTATGTGTACCAAACGGAGAACTCAGCCAGTctccacatattttcttttcttattcttgtatttttgtgCTTGATAAATTGTTTATCTCCGGGTCAAACTGTTCAAGaaagtatttgttaaaaaatttataatcttaataaaaaataaaattgaactgTCGGGTTTGAGTTTCAGCAGgattaaaataatcagaatcaGGAGAAACAAGTTTAAACCCTGAGAATCGATGATGATTTAAGACGAACGAAACGCTTAGAGGAAAGTTTCTGCATGGATTtctgaggtctggactttgactaggccattaaAACACCTTTTCTGTTGTAGGTTGGACACATGTGACTCTGGAATATGTTGGATTTATAAATGAGTTTATGATCCTGTAGTGATGGAAccgctagctaagctagctgcgTCAAGCCTTCAGCTCCAATCACAAACGCtagctctgctaatgctaacgtgCTACACCAACAAGCAATTCAAAACACAGCAATGCTAAAGAAGCTAACATTAAGTGCTATTCCATCAAGGTATTTAATGGAAGCTAGTGCTAAAACGCTATAACACATTATGTAGCGCAGCTAAAGCTCCATGCCAGTGACatttagctgaagctaacagAGAAcatgaggagaggaaatggaacttcacccatttcaaaataagagcatgaacatAAGCAGCTAACTTATTTATCGTTTATAAATAAGTTAGCTGCTTATAAAACTTTCTTATTAACCTGGACACATTAATTTACaggaagctaagtgtgctaaatgtTAGCAAAATGCTAACAGCAGGAGCGAGCTGcttttttcctccat of the Poecilia reticulata strain Guanapo linkage group LG12, Guppy_female_1.0+MT, whole genome shotgun sequence genome contains:
- the ier5l gene encoding immediate early response gene 5-like protein, translating into MEVDRGAMDCAVDAQSLISMSLMKIHSSRTQRGGIKLHKNLLVSYVLRNARQLYIREKYAEIYRMQQYEEVMAVCSGIQELEPLEPLEPLEPQGAEDAEPEQPGRAAGCGDESRAAGGREPPEPPYYRSCCMEDQFSQNCNKTTVLDLDTHVVTTVENGFLHQDCCCAAAAAPQCAPGAAARKRKVDSAGCSPDAEEPSDYTAGRKRLKREECSGADASNISNLISIFGSGFSGLLSRQADLEQVCSKQALASLGAWTRAIVAF